Proteins from a single region of Gossypium arboreum isolate Shixiya-1 chromosome 1, ASM2569848v2, whole genome shotgun sequence:
- the LOC108481876 gene encoding peroxidase 31-like yields the protein MAFPNLVLLFTLFSFLLLFRSTESKLSADYYNKTCPKFQNIMQTILAEKQLSAPTTAAATLRVFFHDCFVNGCDSSLLIASNAFNKSERDANVNLSVAGDAFDLITRVKTALELECPGVVSCSDILAISARDLVVTVGGPFYEVVLGRKDSRESNPSMVDKNLPKALTPMNELLSLFSSKGFSAEEMVALVGAHTIGFSHCKEFANRIFNFSKTSEFDPAYSPVFAQGLRKLCANYTKSPAMSAFNDVYTPGKFDNMYYKNLQNGLGLLSSDQAMVTDNRTKPFVDRFAANETAFFDMFARSMEKLSVYKVKENNDGDVRRRCDQFNTLQV from the coding sequence ATGGCCTTCCCTAATCTTGTCCTCCTTTTCACACTATTTTCGTTCCTCTTACTCTTTCGCTCAACAGAATCAAAGCTATCCGCCGATTACTACAACAAAACATGCCCTAAGTTTCAGAACATAATGCAGACAATCCTAGCAGAAAAGCAACTCAGTGCCCCAACAACCGCCGCAGCTACCCTCCGTGTCTTCTTCCATGACTGTTTTGTTAATGGCTGCGATTCCTCCTTGCTTATTGCCTCCAACGCCTTCAACAAATCGGAGCGCGACGCTAACGTTAATCTGTCAGTTGCTGGAGATGCCTTCGACCTTATTACTCGTGTCAAGactgctcttgagcttgaatgcCCTGGCGTTGTTTCCTGCTCAGACATTCTCGCCATTTCAGCTAGAGACCTTGTTGTAACGGTAGGAGGTCCGTTCTATGAAGTAGTTTTGGGGAGAAAAGACAGCAGGGAATCTAATCCCTCGATGGTTGATAAAAACCTTCCGAAAGCTTTAACACCCATGAATGAGTTGCTTTCTCTCTTCTCTTCCAAAGGGTTCTCAGCAGAAGAAATGGTTGCTCTTGTGGGTGCACATACCATTGGTTTCTCTCACTGTAAAGAGTTCGCCAATCGTATATTCAACTTCAGCAAGACTTCTGAGTTTGACCCAGCCTATAGTCCTGTTTTCGCACAAGGGTTAAGGAAACTTTGCGCTAATTATACCAAATCTCCAGCAATGTCAGCTTTCAACGATGTGTATACCCCAGGGAAGTTTGATAACATGTATTACAAGAATTTACAAAATGGATTAGGGTTGTTGTCATCTGACCAGGCGATGGTGACTGACAATAGGACTAAGCCATTTGTGGACCGGTTTGCTGCAAACGAGACTGCGTTTTTTGATATGTTCGCTCGTTCGATGGAGAAGTTAAGCGTTTATAAAGTCAAGGAAAATAATGATGGGGATGTAAGACGCAGATGCGATCAGTTTAATACACTTCAGGTTTGA